In Harmonia axyridis chromosome X, icHarAxyr1.1, whole genome shotgun sequence, a single window of DNA contains:
- the LOC123685774 gene encoding catenin alpha isoform X2 has protein sequence MSLTIGDHFGLKWDPKNLEIRTMSVEKTLEPLVLQVTTLVNTKGPSKKKKGKSKRASALVSTVEKATENFIEKGEQIAYENPDITQEMLAAVEEVRKTGNAMSIAAREFSEDPCSSLKRGNMVRAARNLLSAVTRLLILADMVDVHLLLKSLHVVENDLEKLKNASSQGELIDNIKAFRHNTNELLNQSAKRQQELKDPQLRDDLAAARAVLKKHSTMLLTASKVYVRHPELAAAKANRDYVLKQVCEAVNTINDVAQGRVTQPSSCPYDGPGELAAALDEFDDHMAMEPLAYNEVHTRPSLEERLESIISGAALMADSSCTRDERRERIVAECNAVRQALQDLLSEYMSNMGNKDKSEKLAGAIDNMGRKTRDLRRQLRKAVVDHVSDSFLETSVPLLVLIKAAQSGNEKEVEEYAVVFTEHSNKLVEVANLVCSMSNNEDGVKMVRFAAAQLENLCPEVINAARILAARPRSKVAQENMDAFKQLWENQVRLLTEAVDDITTIDDFLAVSENHILEDVNKCVLALQEGDSDTLDRTASGIQGRSNRVCNVVTAEMDNYEPCIYTKRVLEAVKVLNEQVMPKFTQRVQVAVQALSSYPPKEVDENDFIDASRLVYDGVREIRRAVLMNRADEDLDPEDVELDENYTLETRSKSSAHTGEHGVDEYPDISGITTAREAMGKMPDEDKKKILQQVEFFRSEKLKFDKEVAKWDDAGNDIIVLAKHMCMIMMEMTDFTRGRGPLKTTMDVINAAKKISEAGTKLDKLTRQIAEQCPESSTKKDLLAYLQRIALYCHQMNITSKVKADVQNISGELIVSGLDSATSLIQAAKNLMNAVVLTVKASYVASTKYPRQAGTVASPIVVWKMKAPEKKPLVRPEKPEEVRAKVRKGSQKKVQNPIHALSEFQSATESI, from the exons ATGAGTCTTACAATTGGAGACCACTTTGGTCTTAAATGGGACCCTAAAAATTTGGAGATCAGAACAATGTCAGTGGAAAAAACTCTGGAACCGCTGGTATTGCAAGTAACTACACTTGTTAACACCAAAGGTCCttctaaaaagaaaaaaggaaaatcTAAACGTGCCAGTGCTCTTGTAAGTACAGTTGAAAAagcaactgaaaatttcattgagaaagGAGAACAAATTGCTTATGAAAACCCTGATATCACTCAGGAAATGCTTGCAGCTGTTGAAGAAGTACGCAAAACAG GGAATGCAATGAGCATAGCAGCAAGAGAATTTTCAGAGGATCCTTGCTCTTCACTGAAGAGAGGAAACATGGTTAGAGCAGCTAGAAATCTGCTATCAGCAGTGACTCGTTTACTTATACTTGCTGACATGGTTGATGTCCACTTATTACTCAAAAGTTTACATGTAGTTGAAAACGATTTGGAAAAACTGAAGAATGCATCAAGTCAAGGAGAACTGATAGACAATATCAAAGCATTCCGTCATAATACTAATGAACTGTTGAATCAGTCAGCAAAACGTCAACAAGAGTTGAAGGATCCCCAGCTTCGAGATGATTTGGCAGCTGCCAGAGCTGTACTCAAGAAACATTCCACGATGTTATTGACAGCTTCTAAAGTATACGTAAGACATCCTGAATTAGCTGCGGCCAAAGCAAACAGAGATTACGTGTTGAAGCAAGTTTGTGAAGCAGTCAACACCATAAATGATGTTGCTCAGGGTAGAGTCACTCAACCGTCGTCTTGTCCTTATGACGGACCAGGTGAATTGGCAGCTGCACTTGATGAATTTGAT GATCATATGGCGATGGAACCATTAGCCTATAATGAGGTCCATACCCGGCCTTCTCTTGAAGAACGCTTGGAGAGCATTATTAGCGGTGCTGCCCTAATGGCAGATTCGAGCTGCACTAGAGATGAAAGAAGAGAACGTATAGTTGCAGAATGCAACGCTGTTAGACAGGCACTTCAAGATTTACTATCTGAGTACATGTCGAAC ATGGGTAATAAGGACAAAAGCGAAAAGTTAGCTGGGGCTATCGACAATATGGGTAGAAAGACGAGGGATTTGAGAAGGCAGCTACGTAAAGCTGTTGTCGATCACGTCTCCGACAG TTTTCTGGAAACGAGCGTACCACTTTTGGTCCTGATCAAAGCAGCTCAAAGTGGCAATGAAAAGGAAGTGGAGGAGTATGCAGTAGTATTCACCGAACACTCCAATAAACTTGTGGAAGTTGCAAATTTAGTATGTAGCATGTCTAATAACGAGGACGGTGTGAAGATGGTTCGATTTGCAGCTGCTCAGTTGGAAAATTTGTGCCCGGAAGTGATAAATGCAGCTAGAATTTTGGCTGCAAGACCTAGAAGTAAAGTGGCACAAGAAAACATGGATGCATTCAAACAACTTTGGGAAAATCAAGTTCGTCTGTTAACTGAAGCTGTTGACGATATCACAACAATCGATGACTTCTTGGCCGTATCAGAAAATCATATTCTCGAGGATGTTAATAAGTGCGTGCTGGCTTTGCAAGAAGGTGATTCCGATACTTTGGACAGAACGGCCAGTGGTATACAGGGCAGGTCTAACAGAGTCTGTAATGTTGTTACTGCAGAAATGGATAATTATGAACCCTGCATTTATACCAAACGAGTTTTGGAGGCTGTAAAAGTGCTGAATGAGCAAGTGATGCCGAAGTTCACGCAAAGAGTTCAAGTAGCCGTTCAAGCTTTGTCCAGCTATCCGCCAAAAGAGGTGgatgaaaatgattttataGATGCTTCAAGACTTGTTTATGACGGAGTACGAGAGATACGAAGAGCAGTTCTGATGAATAGG gCTGATGAGGATTTGGATCCTGAAGATGTTGAACTGGATGAAAATTACACATTGGAAACTAGAAGTAAAT CAAGTGCTCATACAGGAGAACACGGTGTTGATGAATATCCGGATATTAGTGGAATAACAACAGCCAGAGAGGCAATGGGCAAAATGCCTGATGaagataaaaagaaaattttgcaACAGGTGGAATTCTTCAGGAGTGAAAAATTGAAGTTTGACAAAGAGGTAGCAAAGTGGGACGATGCTGGCAATGACATAATCGTGTTGGCCAAACATATGTGCATGATAATGATGGAGATGACTGATTTTACTCG TGGACGTGGACCCTTGAAGACAACTATGGACGTAATTAATGCTgctaaaaaaatttctgaagccGGAACAAAGTTGGACAAACTGACTCGACAAATAGCAGAGCAATGTCCCGAAAGTTCCACCAAGAAGGACTTGCTGGCTTATCTACAAAGAATCGCACTATACTGTCACCAAATGAATATTACATCGAAAGTGAAGGCAGATGTTCAAAATATTTCTGGCGAGCTCATCGTTTCAGGC ttgGATAGTGCAACTTCATTAATTCAAGCAgccaaaaatttaatgaatgcAGTTGTATTGACTGTTAA
- the LOC123686082 gene encoding putative Dol-P-Glc:Glc(2)Man(9)GlcNAc(2)-PP-Dol alpha-1,2-glucosyltransferase yields the protein MASKLFRLSTVTLIIATSLYTIISKLIFDKIYLTSKIIVDEEFHLPLGEAYCQYDFNKWDPKVTTFPGLYLLSTLVFGNFRLCSTYWLRLISFLTSIVNILLYYLIFKIYHRQVAWKNVISAINISLLPPLYFFSHLYYTDVSSIMMTMLLLISARKEYHYLASVFGALAIMMRQTNVIWIGMLFGDYILKQLYMLSSEKTKYLKQVKISTKGVEHLTRKILTKPADILRKIDLQLVLDCLSYLSVLCSFLVFVYFNGSLVVGDKTAHEATIHIVQVFYFATFTLLFGWPHFVSSIVPFIKFSWRNKVFLAFSIAFCLCVVHFNTLIHPYLLADNRHYMFYVWNRLYGKYLFFRYAMIFIYIFAIYGILSKIWDSKDISFPLMYILCTVFVLVMQKLVEVRYYLFPYILFRIQIKKTTPTILALENLTYMAVNAFTLYMFFNKDIIWDTYDYPQRLIW from the exons ATGGCATCGAAGTTATTCAGACTTTCAACTGTTACACTAATAATAGCAACTAGTTTGTATACTATAATATCCAAACTCATATTCGATAAAATCTATCTTACCtccaaaataattgttgatgaagagtttcaTTTACCTCTTGGTGAAGCTTATTGCCAATATGATTTCAACAAG TGGGATCCTAAAGTGACAACATTCCCTGGTTTATATTTGCTCAGTACATTGGTCTTCGGCAATTTTAGATTATGTTCAACATACTGGCTACGTTTAATTTCCTTCTTAACGTCTATAGTCAatatattattgtattatttgatCTTCAAGATTTATCACAGACAG GTGGCATGGAAAAACGTGATTTCTGCTATCAACATATCTTTATTGCCGCCACTTTATTTCTTCAGTCATTTATATTACACTGATGTATCTTCCATCATGATGACAATGCTGTTGCTAATAAGTGCAAGAAAAGAATATCATTACTTGGCTTCAGTCTTTG GTGCCTTAGCAATTATGATGAGGCAAACAAATGTTATATGGATTGGAATGTTATTTGGGgattatattttgaaacagCTTTATATGCTGTCATCTGAAAAAACGAAATATCTGAAACAAGTTAAAATTTCTACAAAG GGTGTTGAACATTTGACTAGGAAGATTCTGACAAAACCAGCTGATATCTTGAGGAAGATAGACTTGCAGTTAGTACTAGATTGCTTATCGTACTTGTCAGTTCTCTGTAGTTTCTTAGTGTTTGTTTATTTTAATGGAAGTCTTGTAGTTGGGGATAAAACAGCACATGAAGCTACAATTCACATTGTTCAAGTTTTCTACTTTGCAACATTCACATTACTTTTTGGTTGGCCACATTTTGTAAGCAGCATTGTGCCATTTATAAAATTCTCTTGGAGAAATAAGGTTTTCTTAGCATTTTCTATTGCATTTTGCTTATGTGTCGTCCATTTTAATACTTTGATTCATCCGTATTTACTTGCTGATAATCGGCATTACATGTTTTACGTCTGGAACAGATTGTAtggaaaatatctttttttccgTTATGCAATGATTTTCATCTACATATTTGCAATTTATGGAATTCTGTCGAAAATTTGGGATAGTAAAGACATAAGTTTTCCGCTTATGTACATTTTATGTACAGTTTTTGTCCTTGTAATGCAGAAACTTGTTGAAGTTCGATATTATCTATTTCCCTACATCTTATTCcgaattcaaatcaaaaaaacTACACCCACAATCTTAGCCTTGGAGAATCTAACATATATGGCTGTGAATGCTTTTACTTTATATATGTTCTTCAATAAAGATATTATCTGGGATACCTACGATTATCCACAAAGACTCATTTGGTAA
- the LOC123685609 gene encoding sequestosome-1 isoform X2 — translation MSNSGINFKAYYVDGENSEVKRFFVDHDTVTSFIFMEEKLKSIFPGLRNCDFKINWKDADGDLISISSDEDFITALTEMNYNPKVLYINANSKNSPEPRVFRVICDICEKGITGYRYKCIECPNYDLCSTCENNGNHSEHMVLRLPNSHTPFAKLDTKMMCNAARALKKSAFQAHRCAKEAFKTGKKEKARSEDAGTSTQHCPFTAPDMNEFVAQNINPFVEMLSKGNNTATSNNDQAGQNPLSDLIRSFIEILTGSVVTEPAAESNKTEQSTAAPTTPQKNQQEPSAPAAPPKSGQEMDWTIVSDNEDTSSQASSKTPTTQPPKPVQDPRLMRGLAQLHEMGFSNESNFLNYLLEQHDYKIDSVVKAILQLK, via the exons ATGTCTAATTCTGGCATAAATTTCAAAGCCTATTATGTGGATGGAGAAAATTCCGAAGTAAAACGATTCTTCGTTGACCATGATACTGTAACAAGTTTCATTTTCATGGAGGAGAAATTGAAGTCCATATTCCCTGGTCTAAGAAACTGCGACTTCAAAATCAATTGGAAAG ATGCCGATGGTGATCTTATTTCGATATCAAGTGACGAAGATTTCATAACAGCATTAACAGAAATGAATTACAATCCAAAAGTCTTATACATCAATgccaattcgaaaaattctcctG AACCCCGCGTGTTTCGCGTTATCTGCGACATTTGTGAGAAAGGAATAACAGGCTATCGTTACAAATGTATCGAGTGTCCCAATTACGACCTGTGTTCAACCTGTGAAAACAATGGTAACCATTCTGAGCACATGGTGTTGCGTTTGCCCAACAGCCACACACCGTTCGCTAAACTTGACACCAAAATGATGTGTAATGCCGCAAGGGCTTTAAAAAAATCAgctttccaagcccacagatgTGCTAAAGAGGCGTTCAAAACTGGAAAAAAGGAGAAAGCACGAAGCGAAGATGCTGGCACTTCCACACAGCATTGTCCTTTCACCGCACCAGATATGAATGAGTTTGTCGCACAGAACAT AAATCCCTTTGTTGAAATGTTATCAAAAGGAAATAACACAGCAACATCTAACAACGATCAAGCCGGCCAAAACCCTTTGTCGGATTTGATTCGatcattcattgaaatattaactGGATCTGTAGTAACCGAACCAGCTGCCGAATCAAATAAAACTGAGCAAAGCACTGCTGCTCCAACTACACCTCAGAAGAACCAACAAGAACCATCAGCACCGGCAGCTCCACCTAAAAGTGGTCAAGAAATGGACTGGACTATTGTTAGCGATAACGAAGACACTTCATCCCAGGCCAGTTCAAAAACACCCACAACCCAACCACCAAAACCAGTACAAG ATCCTAGATTGATGAGAGGCTTGGCACAACTTCATGAAATGGGCTTCTCTAACGAAAGTAATTTCCTTAATTATTTACTCGAACAGCACGATTACAAAATTGATAGTGTGGTTAAAGCTATCCTTCAGTTAAAATAG
- the LOC123685609 gene encoding sequestosome-1 isoform X1: MSNSGINFKAYYVDGENSEVKRFFVDHDTVTSFIFMEEKLKSIFPGLRNCDFKINWKDADGDLISISSDEDFITALTEMNYNPKVLYINANSKNSPEEPRVFRVICDICEKGITGYRYKCIECPNYDLCSTCENNGNHSEHMVLRLPNSHTPFAKLDTKMMCNAARALKKSAFQAHRCAKEAFKTGKKEKARSEDAGTSTQHCPFTAPDMNEFVAQNINPFVEMLSKGNNTATSNNDQAGQNPLSDLIRSFIEILTGSVVTEPAAESNKTEQSTAAPTTPQKNQQEPSAPAAPPKSGQEMDWTIVSDNEDTSSQASSKTPTTQPPKPVQDPRLMRGLAQLHEMGFSNESNFLNYLLEQHDYKIDSVVKAILQLK, encoded by the exons ATGTCTAATTCTGGCATAAATTTCAAAGCCTATTATGTGGATGGAGAAAATTCCGAAGTAAAACGATTCTTCGTTGACCATGATACTGTAACAAGTTTCATTTTCATGGAGGAGAAATTGAAGTCCATATTCCCTGGTCTAAGAAACTGCGACTTCAAAATCAATTGGAAAG ATGCCGATGGTGATCTTATTTCGATATCAAGTGACGAAGATTTCATAACAGCATTAACAGAAATGAATTACAATCCAAAAGTCTTATACATCAATgccaattcgaaaaattctcctG aaGAACCCCGCGTGTTTCGCGTTATCTGCGACATTTGTGAGAAAGGAATAACAGGCTATCGTTACAAATGTATCGAGTGTCCCAATTACGACCTGTGTTCAACCTGTGAAAACAATGGTAACCATTCTGAGCACATGGTGTTGCGTTTGCCCAACAGCCACACACCGTTCGCTAAACTTGACACCAAAATGATGTGTAATGCCGCAAGGGCTTTAAAAAAATCAgctttccaagcccacagatgTGCTAAAGAGGCGTTCAAAACTGGAAAAAAGGAGAAAGCACGAAGCGAAGATGCTGGCACTTCCACACAGCATTGTCCTTTCACCGCACCAGATATGAATGAGTTTGTCGCACAGAACAT AAATCCCTTTGTTGAAATGTTATCAAAAGGAAATAACACAGCAACATCTAACAACGATCAAGCCGGCCAAAACCCTTTGTCGGATTTGATTCGatcattcattgaaatattaactGGATCTGTAGTAACCGAACCAGCTGCCGAATCAAATAAAACTGAGCAAAGCACTGCTGCTCCAACTACACCTCAGAAGAACCAACAAGAACCATCAGCACCGGCAGCTCCACCTAAAAGTGGTCAAGAAATGGACTGGACTATTGTTAGCGATAACGAAGACACTTCATCCCAGGCCAGTTCAAAAACACCCACAACCCAACCACCAAAACCAGTACAAG ATCCTAGATTGATGAGAGGCTTGGCACAACTTCATGAAATGGGCTTCTCTAACGAAAGTAATTTCCTTAATTATTTACTCGAACAGCACGATTACAAAATTGATAGTGTGGTTAAAGCTATCCTTCAGTTAAAATAG
- the LOC123685611 gene encoding CD2 antigen cytoplasmic tail-binding protein 2 homolog: MPKRKIHSLDSDEEDEKKDNGVLHVDDIEGQEDGMARQEEGHRMTAFNMKEEMNEGHFDKEGHFIWKNDEEIRDNWLDNIDWHKVKDNPNSQYNLTDTALGLGDDSDGSDLEAFDETKNYQEMLNFMNPGETVNKALNRLGGKNKKLSSVERLKRKKAGTLVENQDVVKLTALANDNLTALGNMNIYQETYESISKKIHKKMKPLEAEDDMFADDFNSAAKPSSSKAETEDEKTGNEEVMWEFKWNQDTDEVHGPHSSSQMLKWVKEGYFKSGVFVRKHGENSNFYTSNRIDFDLYI, translated from the exons ATGCCCAAAAGAAAAATACATTCCCTTGACTCTGATGAGGAAGATGAGAAGAAAGATAATGGAGTATTACATGTTGATGATATTGAAG GTCAGGAAGATGGTATGGCAAGACAAGAAGAAGGACATAGAATGACTGCCTTTAATATGAAAGAAGAAATGAATGAAGGGCATTTTGACAAAGAGGGCCACTTCATATGGAAAAACGATGAAGAAATACGAGACAATTGGTTGGATAATATTGACTGGCATAAAGTTAAAGATAATCCGAATAGTCAATACAATTTAACTGATACTGCTCTTGGGCTTGGAGATGACAGTGATGGTTCCGACTTGGAAGCATTCGATGAAACAAAAAACTATCAAGAAATGTTGAATTTCATGAATCCTGGTGAAACTGTCAATAAAGCCCTTAATAGGCTTGGAG GTAAAAACAAGAAATTGTCAAGTGTTGAAagattgaaaaggaaaaaagctGGAACATTAGTGGAAAACCAAGATGTTGTCAAACTGACTGCATTAGCCAATGATAACTTGACCGCACtgggaaatatgaatatatatcAGGAAACGTACGAAAGTATTTCTAAAAAG ATACacaaaaaaatgaaaccacTGGAGGCAGAAGATGACATGTTCGCAGACGATTTTAACTCTGCCGCTAAACCATCTAGTTCCAAAGCAGAAACAGAAGATGAAAAAACgggcaatgaagaagtaatgtGGGAATTCAAATGGAATCAAGATACGGATGAGGTTCATGGACCGCACTCAAGCTCCCAAATGCTAAAGTGGGTAAAAGAGGGTTACTTCAAAAGTGGCGTCTTTGTTCGTAAACATGGCGAAAATTCCAATTTCTATACATCAAATAGAATCGACTTCGATTTGTATATCTAG
- the LOC123685612 gene encoding zinc finger MYM-type protein 3: MDEDKQSPKQDDKEDRVISENETIVLPETDSSNTISNDKSCESTEDSKEESGEGSTCSKNYEDDSKIKTIETSTGTLITDKSQGESDDKLEKSSRDNSPVVEESNSQSTQNKVTDSTEDSNLTPESDKDSLEEKECSTFASTKESDMENEQSDNTEFVQVNTEKDEIEKDTSKGDELLEDPIGGDENDTENIDSMAEGADEEICIIPDTQRVLSQEEKITACNLSPLKDLSTATQEANQATEVQELTYTVIKYKDDNPQTCYKCGWVRKPKYQFKKVENQQYLCNDECLEEFKNTETGRIVLNWDSEIRVKDLTSKNEVTVCKRTCASCHDQIMNEDSNLTWEIMDFCNEICLTKHQKEIGSKCSNCQGDVKANSLGKYCVRFGNDIRQFCTSNCLENHKKGLKVCSYCQLDMSTGAEAFLAVGEKGQIKDFCSQKCMENYDILTNNRPPKVAEGTQCCVCKLSKPITLSFNHDETDNYFCSERCFVAFSFVNNIKSAKCAMCQRNFSKKTLEQHTMFYENTQQSFCSNSCQNIYIIAHRKIVPCTWCKVKKYNFDMIRRFNENGPLLNMCSVNCLNLYKVSLNAVSSKKTQCDLCKKSLQALYHLTMSDSSIRNFCSYGCVMSFQSQYNKSPITLAEDQFPVPTGTPKRSKRLGKGTDTVSRAVETNLPVISRVQSLAANTNGAVPTPRTTRSKASIATSTSMSQTSVTHQNNIEIPVQVKHHIIVKPTPVPSQRNVATLCRPRMCNKGVNAATKVEHASVQTEKREAEKILIPVPVPIFVPLPMHMFSAPVPIPVPIPIPVPVPVFIPTTRNSANGIMKEIKKIQVKIPTNPYEAELLMMAEMVADDKKEENTDSESDVEDTVADDTGGGSFSPEPQDGSNTFGDDMLQMALKMATELDEPAVDLEGALTASTITASQTQDEVHPEVSEEVSSEQLHLMDRSQRGRKRALRGSPRQGTITKRGRRSLSQHVEMPLMQPAPPPEPQEKPDANMCLKYTFGVNAWKQWVTFKNAEIEKSSRRVKLFKTEILQLTADELNYSLCLFVKEVRKPNGAEYAPDTIYYLCLGIQQYLFENGRIDNIFCDAYYEKFTDCLDEVARRFSVLYNDSHYIVTRVEEEHLWESKQLGAHSPHVLLSTLMFFNTKHFNLTTVDEHMQLSFSHIMKHWKRNPNQAGASKIPGSRNVLLRFYPPQSAIQNNSRKKKVYEQQENEENPLRCPVKLYEFYLSKCPESVKTRNDVFYLQPERSCVPDSPVWYSTMPLPRDALEKMLHRVKMVKEINVALLTS; the protein is encoded by the exons ATGGATGAGGATAAACAGTCGCCAAAACAAGACGATAAAGAAGACAGAGTTATTTCAGAGAATGAAACTATAGTACTGCCTGAAACAGATAGTTCGAATACAATCTCTAATGACAAATCTTGTGAATCAACTGAAGATTCCAAAGAAGAGTCTGGAGAGGGTTCTACATGCTCCAAAAATTATGAAGATGACtcgaaaattaaaacaatagAAACCTCAACGGGTACTCTCATCACTGATAAATCCCAAGGGGAATCAGATGATAAACTTGAAAAGAGTAGTCGCGATAACTCTCCTGTTGTAGAAGAGAGTAACAGTCAGTCTACACAAAACAAAGTGACTGATTCAACTGAGGACAGTAATTTAACACCAGAAAGTGACAAAGATTCTCTTGAAG AAAAAGAATGTAGTACTTTTGCATCCACTAAAGAAAGTGATATGGAGAATGAACAAAGTGATAATACTGAATTTGTTCAGGTCAACACTGAAaaagatgaaattgaaaaagataCAAGCAAAG GGGATGAACTGCTAGAAGATCCAATTGGAGGAGATGAAAATGATACTGAGAATATAGATTCTATGGCGGAAGGTGCAGATGAAGAAATATGCATTATACCAGATACACAGAGGGTTTTATcccaagaagaaaaaattactgCTTGTAATTTATCACCTCTGAAGGATCTTTCAACAGCTACTCAAGAAGCTAATCAAGCTACAGAAGTTCAAGAACTTACATACACTGTAATTAAGTATAAAGATGATAACCCGCAGACATGCTATAAATGTGGTTGG GTTCGTAAACCAAAATATCAGTTCAAAAAAGTGGAGAATCAACAATATCTGTGCAATGATGAGTGTTTGGAAGAATTTAAGAATACAGAAACAGGCAGGATAGTTTTAAACTGGGATTCTGAGATAAGAGTTAAAGATTTGACTTCTAAAAATGAGGTTACAGTATGCAAAAGAACCTGTGCTAGTTGTCACGATCAAATAATGAACGAAGATTCAAACCTTACATGGGAAATTATGGATTTTTGTAATGAGATTTGTTTGA CTAAGCATCAAAAAGAAATAGGATCCAAATGTTCAAATTGTCAAGGAGACGTCAAAGCTAATTCTCTTGGAAAATATTGTGTTAGATTTGGAAACGATATTCGTCAATTTTGCACGAGTAATTGTTTAGAAAACCATAAGAAAGGTCTCAAGGTGTGTTCTTACTGCCAACTCGATATGTCCACTGGAGCTGAAG CCTTCCTGGCAGTAGGAGAGAAAGGACAAATTAAAGACTTCTGCTCCCAAAAATgtatggaaaattatgatatattgacaaataatagacCCCCTAAAGTAGCTGAAGGCACACAATGTTGCGTTTGCAAACTAAGCAAACCTATAACGTTATCATTCAATCACGACGAAACTGACAACTATTTTTGCAGCGAACGTTGCTTCGTTGCCTTCAGCTTTGTCAATAACATCAAATCCGCAAAGTGTGCTATGTGTCAAAggaatttctcgaaaaaaactcTAGAACAACATACGATGTTCTACGAAAACACACAACAGAGTTTCTGTTCAAATAGCTGCCAAAACATTTACATAATAGcacacagaaaaattgttccCTGTACTTGGTGTAAagtgaaaaaatacaatttcgATATGATCCGAAGATTCAATGAGAATGGACCATTGCTCAATATGTGCAGCGTGAATTGCTTAAATCTTTATAAGGTGTCTTTAAACGCCGTTTCTTCCAAAAA AACGCAATGTGACCTTTGTAAAAAAAGTCTCCAAGCCTTGTATCATCTTACCATGTCCGATTCCTCGAttagaaatttttgttcttaCGGCTGTGTTATGTCGTTTCAAAGCCAGTATAATAAGTCACCTATTACTCTAGCGGAGGATCAGTTTCCAGTTCCAACAGGCACTCCGAAACGTAGTAAAAGACTTGGTAAAGGAACCGACACTGTTAGTAGAGCTGTCGAAACAAACCTACCGGTTATCAGTCGAGTGCAGAGTTTGGCTGCCAATACTAACGGTGCAGTACCAACACCGAGAACTACTAGGTCTAAAGCATCTATTGCTACTTCCACCTCTATGTCTCAAACTTCTGTCACACACCAAAATAACATCGAGATACCTGTCCAg GTAAAGCATCATATTATAGTTAAACCTACGCCAGTTCCAAGTCAACGAAACGTAGCTACCTTATGCCGTCCGCGCATGTGCAACAAGGGAGTAAATGCTGCAACTAAAGTGGAGCACGCCTCTGTCCAAACTGAGAAGAGAGAAGCGGAAAAAATTTTGATTCCCGTCCCTGTTCCGATATTTGTACCCCTACCGATGCACATGTTCTCCGCCCCTGTACCAATACCGGTGCCAATTCCTATTCCTGTGCCAGTTCCCGTGTTCATTCCAACAACAAGAAACTCCGCCAATGGCATAATGAAGGAAATTAAA aaaattcaagtaaaaattCCAACGAATCCATATGAGGCAGAACTCTTAATGATGGCCGAGATGGTAGCTGACGATAAAAAGGAAGAAAACACTGATTCAGAAAGTGACGTAGAGGATACAGTTGCAGATGATACTGGAGGTGGAAGTTTTAGTCCAGAACCGCAAGATGGCAGTAATACATTTGGAGATGACATGTTACAGATGGCTCTTAAAATGGCAACAGAGCTTGACGAACCAGCTGTCGATTTGGAAGGTGCTTTAACAGCTAGTACGATTACAGCTTCTCAAACGCAGGATGAGGTGCACCCTGAGGTGTCTGAAGAGGTTTCCTCTGAACAGTTACATCTCATGGATAGAAGTCAAAGAGGACGCAAAAGAG CATTACGTGGTAGTCCGAGACAAGGAACGATAACGAAGAGGGGCCGAAGAAGTTTATCTCAGCATGTGGAAATGCCTCTGATGCAACCTGCACCGCCTCCGGAGCCTCAAGAGAAACCTGATGCCAATATGTGTCTCAAGTATACTTTTGGGGTCAACGCTTGGAAGCAATGGGTTACTTTTAAGAACGCAGAGATTGAAAAGTCTTCCAGAAGGGTGAAACTGTTCAAGACAGAAATCTTACAGCTCACTGCCGATGAACTGAATTATTCCCTCTGTTTGTTCGTTAAGGAAGTTCGGAAGCCAAATGGAGCCGAATATGCACCTGATACGATATATTATCTCTGTTTAG GAATTCAACAATATCTGTTTGAAAATGGGAGAATTGACAATATATTTTGTGATGCGTATTATGAGAAATTCACCGATTGTTTGGACGAAGTGGCTAGGAGATTCTCTGTACTTTATAACGATTCTCATTACATCGTTACAAGGGTAGAAGAAGAGCATTTATGGGAAAGCAAACAGCTTGGTGCTCACTCTCCACATGTACTTTTAAGCACATTGATGTTTTTCAATACGAAACATTTCAACCTTACa ACTGTAGATGAACATATGCAATTGTCATTTTCCCACATCATGAAGCATTGGAAAAGGAACCCTAATCAAGCTGGAGCATCGAAAATACCTGGATCTAGAAATGTTTTACTAAGGTTTTACCCTCCTCAAAGTGCCATAC aGAATAATTCGAGAAAGAAGAAAGTTTACGAGCAAcaggaaaatgaagaaaatccCCTCAGGTGTCCTGTGAAGTTGTACGAATTCTACTTGTCAAAATG TCCAGAGAGTGTTAAAACCAGGAACGATGTGTTTTATCTTCAACCAGAGAGATCTTGTGTTCCTGACAGCCCCGTATGGTACTCAACAATGCCATTACCAAGGGATGCATTAGAAAAAATGTTGCATAGGGTTAAAATGGTGAAAGAAATCAATGTTGCACTGTTGACAAGTTAA